The Pan paniscus chromosome 1, NHGRI_mPanPan1-v2.0_pri, whole genome shotgun sequence genome has a segment encoding these proteins:
- the LOC100991907 gene encoding olfactory receptor 14I1 encodes MDNLTKVTEFLLMEFSGIWELQVLHAGLFLLIYLAALVGNLLIIAVITLDQHLHTPMYFFLKNLSVLDLCYISVTVPKSVHNSMTRRSSISYLGCVAQVYFFFAFASAELAFLTVMSYDRYVAICHPLQYRAVMTSGRCYQMAVTTWLSCFSYAAVHTGNMFREHVCRSNVIHQFFCDIPHVLALVSCEVFFVEFLTLALSSCLVLGCFILMMISYFQIFSTVLRIPSGQSRAKAFSTCSPQLIVIMLFLTTGLFAALGPIAKTLSIQDLVIALTYTVLPPVLNPIIYSLRNKEIKTAMWRLFVKIYFLQK; translated from the coding sequence ATGGACAATCTCACAAAAGTGACAGAATTCCTGCTGATGGAGTTTTCTGGTATCTGGGAGCTGCAGGTGCTGCATGCCGGGCTGTTTCTGCTGATTTATCTGGCAGCGCTGGTGGGGAACCTGCTCATCATTGCGGTCATCACTCTCGATCAGCATCTTCACAcacccatgtacttcttcctgaAGAACCTCTCCGTTTTGGATCTGTGCTACATCTCAGTCACTGTGCCTAAATCCGTCCATAACTCCATGACTCGCAGAAGCTCCATCTCTTATCTTGGCTGTGTGGCtcaagtctattttttctttgcctttgcatCTGCTGAGCTGGCCTTCCTTACTGTCATGTCTTATGACCGCTATGTTGCCATTTGCCACCCCCTCCAATACAGAGCCGTGATGACATCAGGAAGGTGCTATCAGATGGCAGTCACCACCTGGCTAAGCTGCTTTTCCTACGCAGCCGTCCACACTGGCAACATGTTTCGGGAGCACGTTTGCAGATCCAATGTGATCCACCAGTTCTTCTGTGACATCCCTCATGTGTTGGCCCTGGTTTCCTGTGAGGTTTTCTTTGTAGAGTTTTTGACCCTGGCCCTGAGCTCATGCTTGGTTCTGGGATGCTTTATTCTCATGATGATCTCCTATTTCCAAATCTTCTCAACCGTGCTCAGAATCCCTTCAGGACAGAGTCGAGCAAAAGCCTTCTCCACCTGCTCCCCCCAGCTCATTGTCATCATGCTCTTTCTTACCACAGGGCTCTTTGCTGCCTTAGGACCAATTGCAAAAACTCTGTCCATTCAGGATTTAGTGATTGCTCTGACATACACAGTTTTGCCTCCTGTCCTCAATCCCATCATATATAGTCTTAGGAATAAGGAGATTAAAACAGCCATGTGGAGACTCTTTGTGAAGATATATTTTCTGCAAAAGTAG